A single window of Treponema denticola ATCC 35405 DNA harbors:
- a CDS encoding DJ-1 family glyoxalase III, which yields MKKAFLFLANGFEDVEALTPIDYLRRAGIDLITVGVGGKTIVSSHKVPITCDIVLEEALQKDGDLIAVILPGGLPNSSTLAGSEAVREFAKKTLAGGGIVAAICAAPALALGSWGLLEGKNYTCYPGMGQDLSTKPKAGERVIRDGNIITACAAGAAEEFAFAIVEAICGKTALNKLKTEVVAR from the coding sequence ATGAAAAAAGCTTTTTTATTTTTAGCAAACGGATTTGAAGATGTTGAAGCCCTTACGCCCATAGATTATTTGAGAAGGGCCGGAATAGATTTAATTACTGTCGGCGTCGGTGGGAAGACTATAGTTTCTTCTCACAAGGTTCCTATAACCTGTGATATTGTGTTGGAAGAAGCCTTGCAAAAGGATGGCGATTTAATTGCCGTCATCCTTCCCGGCGGCCTTCCTAACAGCAGCACTCTTGCCGGCTCAGAGGCTGTCAGAGAATTTGCAAAAAAGACCCTTGCAGGCGGGGGAATCGTCGCTGCAATCTGCGCGGCTCCGGCTCTTGCCCTGGGTTCTTGGGGTCTTTTAGAAGGAAAAAACTATACCTGCTACCCCGGTATGGGACAGGATTTGAGTACAAAACCCAAGGCCGGAGAGCGTGTCATCAGGGACGGAAATATAATAACGGCCTGCGCAGCAGGAGCTGCGGAAGAATTTGCCTTTGCAATTGTAGAAGCTATTTGCGGAAAAACCGCACTAAATAAACTTAAAACTGAGGTGGTGGCACGATAA
- a CDS encoding response regulator, with product MHLFNKSILNFKLGKYLTESNIAYIIFSPDYVPLFWSPEAERLLPDYLIKNTKIRLQDYLKTVLLEEDYIRLSAFIKSNPKTAAFEAKFDKPSSLSDKTALKFSFTQQDDNNFFVTIDDITKQKLKERFLIIARQDAEKANSMRSLFLANVSHEIRTPIQTIIGMMELINETNLDEEQSEYTRQVNFSAEVLLTLVNDVLDFSKLESGNMTMERTVFNLTDSVEQTVDLISMEAHKKGLEIVVDISDKIPDFIYGDPARLQQVLLNFVKNAVKFTETGYVSVSVKLVFENNSDDPYAAKHFFILFEVADTGIGVNNEQKSKIFNSFYQGNAAINRKYGGTGLGLAISKNIITMMKGQIGIKDNIPRGSVFWFKIPLVPSKKKAPHESILLDKSTRFLIVDDNMQTRTILKRMLLKFGFEDIALVSSGEQAIGVMKTAAEHKNPFNVVFIDMVMPKMDGWRLGAEIHNDDSLSASKLFLMIPEGSLGRDAKMKLLEWFDGYLYKPLKSRIVFHLLNELYRKLAIALEKDDIPELEPVEAGGQGQQNGNVHNFNEDNFFGCKVLVVDDHPVNQKLLKIILEKAHCIVSTANDGEEAIDTASSEHFDIIFMDIQMPGINGYEATQILRGKGYSRPIIACTAGSQDNERNLCKSMGLNDIIKKPFNKKQLFEMVKKHYKK from the coding sequence GTGCATCTCTTTAATAAAAGTATTTTAAATTTTAAACTTGGAAAGTATTTAACCGAGTCAAACATAGCGTATATAATTTTTTCTCCGGATTATGTCCCGCTTTTTTGGAGTCCTGAAGCGGAAAGACTTTTACCCGACTACCTGATTAAAAACACAAAAATACGATTACAGGATTATTTAAAAACAGTGCTGTTGGAAGAGGACTATATTAGGCTGTCCGCATTTATAAAAAGCAATCCAAAAACAGCGGCTTTTGAAGCTAAATTTGACAAACCCTCAAGCCTTTCGGATAAGACAGCTTTAAAGTTCAGCTTTACTCAACAAGATGATAATAATTTTTTTGTAACCATTGATGACATTACCAAACAAAAATTAAAAGAACGGTTTTTGATAATCGCAAGACAAGATGCCGAAAAGGCAAACAGTATGCGAAGCCTTTTTTTGGCAAATGTAAGCCATGAAATAAGAACGCCTATCCAAACAATAATAGGCATGATGGAGCTCATAAACGAAACAAACCTTGATGAAGAGCAGAGCGAATATACCCGTCAGGTAAATTTTAGTGCTGAAGTTTTACTCACACTTGTAAACGACGTTTTGGATTTTTCAAAACTTGAAAGCGGGAATATGACAATGGAAAGGACGGTTTTTAACTTGACCGATTCAGTTGAACAAACCGTAGATTTAATTTCGATGGAAGCTCATAAAAAAGGATTGGAAATTGTTGTAGATATAAGCGACAAAATTCCCGACTTTATATACGGAGATCCGGCAAGGCTGCAGCAGGTTCTTTTAAACTTTGTAAAAAATGCAGTTAAGTTTACCGAAACAGGCTATGTCTCGGTTTCGGTCAAACTGGTTTTTGAAAATAACTCTGATGATCCCTATGCGGCTAAACATTTCTTTATTCTTTTTGAAGTTGCAGATACGGGAATAGGAGTCAACAACGAACAAAAATCAAAAATATTCAATTCCTTTTATCAGGGGAATGCTGCAATAAACAGAAAATACGGGGGAACAGGCCTAGGGCTTGCAATTTCTAAAAATATTATAACTATGATGAAGGGTCAAATAGGAATAAAAGACAATATTCCCAGAGGATCGGTTTTTTGGTTTAAGATTCCTTTAGTCCCTTCAAAGAAAAAAGCTCCTCATGAAAGTATCTTATTGGATAAGAGTACCAGATTTTTAATCGTCGATGATAATATGCAAACCAGAACTATTTTAAAGAGAATGCTTTTAAAATTCGGCTTTGAAGATATAGCCTTGGTCAGCTCCGGAGAGCAGGCAATAGGAGTTATGAAAACAGCCGCCGAACATAAAAACCCCTTCAATGTGGTATTCATAGATATGGTTATGCCTAAGATGGACGGATGGCGCCTCGGAGCCGAAATTCACAATGACGATAGTCTTTCAGCCTCAAAACTATTTTTGATGATTCCTGAAGGCAGCCTCGGAAGGGATGCCAAGATGAAACTTTTAGAGTGGTTCGACGGCTATCTTTATAAGCCCTTAAAATCAAGAATAGTCTTTCATCTGCTAAACGAACTCTATCGTAAATTAGCAATAGCCTTAGAAAAAGATGACATTCCGGAATTGGAGCCGGTTGAAGCAGGAGGCCAAGGTCAACAAAATGGAAATGTACATAATTTCAATGAAGATAACTTTTTCGGCTGTAAGGTTTTAGTTGTAGACGATCATCCCGTAAACCAAAAATTATTAAAAATTATCTTGGAAAAAGCTCACTGTATTGTAAGCACGGCAAATGACGGAGAAGAAGCTATCGATACGGCATCAAGCGAACACTTTGATATTATATTTATGGACATACAGATGCCCGGTATAAACGGATATGAGGCTACACAAATTTTGAGGGGAAAGGGATATTCAAGACCCATCATCGCATGTACTGCAGGATCTCAAGACAATGAAAGAAACCTATGTAAATCTATGGGATTAAACGATATAATAAAAAAGCCCTTTAACAAAAAACAGCTTTTTGAAATGGTAAAAAAACATTATAAAAAGTAA
- a CDS encoding divergent polysaccharide deacetylase family protein: MAKKSTKTGKTTKPVKKTGKKRRKKSKINYTGAIAGFLAVCIIMLAVFLFIIPSVKNKDETTNKTQIAKEQEKIEEEKPKTTEKPPIESKAKDKRTEKTKEAETQASKNLPKEAAKKTLHDKPKESEKAGRENKAKKPENPIITGKPKPQEQEPDVSAYPIQDLPELPSKGKLIFVFDDAGHNLEQLQYFLDLPFPCTIAVLPKLPNSRETARRIRAAGKELILHQPMQALNPNINPGDGAVKPGMDREEIKKIVASNVEEIGPIAGMNNHEGSLITSDEKAMEAVLELCREKNIYFLDSRTSSKSVVPQVAKKLNMNIWERAVFLDNKKDKAYMKKQIIEGLEIASQRGEAIMIGHVFTVDLAILLKEMYSDLTQEGYTFSTISKSKGK; encoded by the coding sequence ATGGCAAAAAAGAGCACCAAAACAGGAAAAACAACTAAACCGGTAAAAAAAACCGGAAAAAAAAGAAGAAAAAAGTCAAAAATTAACTATACCGGAGCTATAGCCGGTTTTTTGGCAGTCTGTATAATAATGCTCGCAGTATTTTTGTTTATAATTCCTTCGGTAAAAAATAAAGATGAAACAACGAATAAAACGCAAATTGCCAAGGAACAAGAAAAAATAGAAGAAGAAAAGCCTAAAACTACCGAAAAGCCGCCTATAGAAAGCAAGGCTAAAGATAAGCGTACCGAAAAAACTAAGGAAGCTGAAACGCAGGCCTCAAAAAATCTGCCTAAAGAAGCTGCAAAAAAGACTTTACATGATAAGCCTAAAGAAAGCGAAAAGGCGGGCAGAGAAAACAAGGCAAAAAAGCCTGAAAATCCCATAATCACGGGTAAGCCTAAACCTCAAGAACAAGAGCCTGACGTTTCGGCCTACCCTATTCAGGACCTGCCTGAGCTTCCCTCAAAGGGAAAACTTATTTTTGTGTTTGACGATGCAGGACACAACCTTGAACAGTTACAGTATTTTTTGGATTTACCCTTTCCCTGTACCATAGCCGTTTTGCCTAAGCTGCCTAACTCAAGAGAAACGGCAAGAAGAATAAGGGCTGCCGGAAAGGAACTCATCCTTCATCAGCCTATGCAGGCATTAAACCCCAATATTAATCCGGGAGATGGAGCCGTTAAACCCGGCATGGACCGTGAAGAGATAAAAAAAATCGTAGCTTCAAATGTGGAAGAAATTGGGCCCATAGCCGGAATGAATAACCACGAGGGCTCTCTTATTACATCGGATGAAAAAGCTATGGAGGCAGTGCTTGAATTGTGCAGGGAAAAAAACATATACTTTTTGGATTCCCGCACCAGCTCAAAAAGCGTTGTTCCTCAAGTTGCAAAAAAACTGAATATGAATATTTGGGAAAGAGCTGTCTTTCTTGATAATAAAAAAGATAAGGCCTATATGAAAAAACAAATTATAGAAGGCTTGGAAATTGCCTCACAAAGAGGTGAAGCGATTATGATAGGCCATGTGTTTACCGTAGATCTTGCAATCCTTTTAAAAGAAATGTACTCCGATTTAACACAAGAAGGATATACATTTTCTACAATTTCAAAATCAAAAGGGAAATAA
- a CDS encoding radical SAM protein encodes MLSFEDFSFKEYDSCTLCPKNCKVNRNKGEKGFCRETRDLRLAWAGLHFGEEPPITGAGGSGTIFVTGCNLRCSFCQNYQISQEGMGRAVNLEEFVNLCFVLEKEGAENINIVTGSHAIPAIALSLKEAKDRGLKIPVVWNSSAYETEEAISLLSDCVDGWLPDLKTLNPQISSQVFYAPDYPETATRAILKMAGLSPLKICMENKKKYPLGKLYSGVIVRHLALPSRIADSKAVLRWFAKNLRGRALISVMTQYTPVKRTSGIKNYSLFENRMLNLKEDETLKDLLSSLKIDEGFYQELVASDDWLPDFNRVQTFSSELSKPLWHWKQIS; translated from the coding sequence ATGCTTTCTTTTGAAGATTTTAGTTTTAAAGAATACGACTCATGCACTCTATGCCCGAAAAATTGCAAGGTAAACCGCAACAAGGGCGAAAAAGGCTTTTGCCGAGAAACAAGAGATTTACGCCTTGCATGGGCAGGCCTCCACTTCGGGGAAGAGCCTCCAATCACGGGAGCCGGAGGCTCGGGCACAATCTTTGTTACGGGCTGCAACCTTCGCTGTTCCTTTTGCCAAAACTATCAGATATCCCAAGAAGGCATGGGAAGGGCTGTAAACCTTGAAGAATTCGTAAACTTGTGTTTTGTTCTCGAAAAAGAAGGGGCCGAAAACATAAACATCGTTACAGGCAGCCATGCAATCCCAGCAATAGCCCTCAGCCTAAAAGAAGCAAAAGACCGAGGCTTAAAAATTCCTGTTGTCTGGAATTCTTCTGCCTATGAAACCGAAGAAGCTATAAGCCTCCTTTCGGACTGTGTTGACGGCTGGCTTCCCGACTTAAAAACCTTAAATCCGCAAATTTCTTCTCAAGTTTTTTACGCACCCGATTATCCCGAAACGGCAACAAGGGCAATCCTAAAAATGGCCGGCCTTTCTCCCTTAAAAATCTGTATGGAGAATAAAAAAAAATATCCTTTAGGAAAACTTTACTCAGGCGTCATAGTCCGCCACCTTGCCCTCCCCTCCCGCATTGCGGACTCGAAGGCTGTTCTAAGATGGTTTGCAAAAAACTTAAGAGGCAGGGCTCTTATTTCGGTGATGACCCAGTACACACCGGTTAAAAGAACGTCCGGCATAAAAAACTATTCTCTTTTTGAAAACCGGATGCTAAACCTAAAAGAAGACGAAACTTTAAAAGACCTCCTTTCAAGCTTAAAAATAGATGAGGGCTTTTACCAAGAGCTTGTCGCCTCCGATGACTGGCTCCCCGATTTTAACCGGGTACAAACCTTTTCATCGGAACTTTCAAAACCTTTGTGGCATTGGAAGCAAATTTCTTAA
- the tsaD gene encoding tRNA (adenosine(37)-N6)-threonylcarbamoyltransferase complex transferase subunit TsaD, with product MKILGIESSCDETAAAVVEDGNKILSNIVATQIPFHKMYNGVVPEIASRKHTEWILPVVKQALAEAGLSLKEIDGIAATGRPGLMGSLLVGLTFAKTLAWSSNKPFIAVNHMLGHLYASHLENDIPYPYLGLLVSGGHSIICKVNNFDDIEVLGTTIDDAPGEAFDKVAKFYNLGYPGGAVIDKLAKSGNPKAANFPMPIIHKEGHKYDVSYSGLKTAVINQIDQFWNKDFEKTPENIAAAFQTRAVKILLRPLLDASIDTGLKTIVAGGGVAANSLLREKLAEHKELKCIFPSLKFCTDNAAMIAGLGYHYLKRGDRTPFTVEASARVEGFSKKGRQ from the coding sequence ATGAAGATATTAGGAATAGAAAGTTCTTGCGATGAAACTGCGGCGGCAGTCGTCGAGGACGGAAATAAAATTTTAAGCAATATTGTTGCAACACAAATTCCGTTCCACAAAATGTATAACGGCGTCGTTCCCGAAATAGCAAGCCGAAAACATACCGAATGGATTTTGCCCGTTGTTAAACAAGCCTTGGCTGAAGCCGGTCTGAGCCTTAAAGAAATAGACGGCATCGCTGCCACCGGAAGGCCGGGACTCATGGGTTCCCTTTTAGTGGGGCTTACCTTTGCAAAAACTCTTGCATGGTCTTCAAATAAACCCTTTATTGCCGTAAATCACATGCTGGGACATCTATATGCAAGCCATCTGGAAAATGATATCCCCTACCCATATCTGGGGCTTTTAGTTTCAGGCGGGCACTCGATTATCTGCAAGGTAAATAATTTTGACGACATCGAAGTCCTCGGCACCACAATAGATGATGCTCCGGGGGAAGCCTTTGACAAGGTTGCCAAGTTTTATAATCTGGGATACCCGGGAGGAGCCGTAATCGACAAACTCGCCAAAAGCGGAAATCCCAAGGCGGCTAACTTCCCCATGCCTATAATCCACAAGGAAGGGCATAAGTACGATGTTTCCTATTCGGGATTAAAAACCGCCGTCATAAATCAGATAGACCAATTTTGGAATAAGGACTTTGAAAAAACACCCGAGAACATTGCAGCCGCATTCCAAACAAGGGCGGTAAAAATTTTGCTCAGGCCTCTTTTGGATGCTTCGATAGATACGGGCTTAAAAACGATAGTAGCAGGCGGAGGAGTTGCGGCCAATTCTCTGTTGAGGGAAAAACTTGCCGAGCACAAGGAATTAAAGTGCATATTTCCCTCGCTTAAATTCTGTACGGATAATGCGGCGATGATTGCAGGCCTCGGTTATCATTACCTAAAACGCGGAGACAGAACGCCCTTTACCGTCGAAGCCTCCGCCCGAGTTGAAGGCTTCAGCAAAAAAGGCAGGCAATAG
- a CDS encoding response regulator, translating to MKQVLLIGIAPTLRYYITKKLQEVGIYVIYAETVIEAMNIMKQQPVMLIIIDYSFSRDALFNFFAEKQKTPTLAGIPSIVLGRKIAKVDIALLASYGVKKVISKPVKVDELLFSIGIILGTTFPMDPTPCILETRVNEDVIFIELAQGLNRDKLELLQFRIIELIESYKLAEAKILIILTDLNLTYADTANLEYLIDNILAVKVVSPKNVKLLTLNQFVTDFFSQNPDYKMIEVVGSLGQALSALLQTTEDKIAVTQTMLNPDNEQNENASNLETRFKLDTAEKLSIAVIDDDLVVRKMMTAIFSGLNAEVTLFENGEDFLNKVENDVYDVVFLDMIMPGMSGIDVLNGAKKKGITTPFVILSSVTQRDSVIKALEKGAKRYILKPIKKETVLRKMEEVLGASL from the coding sequence ATGAAACAAGTTTTATTGATAGGGATAGCCCCCACTTTACGATATTATATTACAAAAAAATTACAAGAAGTCGGCATTTATGTTATTTATGCCGAAACAGTTATAGAAGCCATGAATATTATGAAGCAGCAGCCTGTCATGCTCATAATAATAGATTATAGTTTTAGCAGAGACGCCCTATTTAATTTTTTTGCCGAAAAACAAAAAACGCCTACTCTTGCAGGAATACCGTCGATAGTATTGGGAAGAAAAATAGCCAAAGTTGACATAGCTTTATTAGCCTCATACGGAGTAAAAAAGGTAATTTCAAAACCCGTAAAAGTTGACGAACTTTTATTCTCAATAGGAATAATTTTAGGAACAACATTTCCCATGGATCCCACACCCTGCATCTTAGAAACGCGGGTAAATGAAGATGTCATATTTATAGAATTGGCGCAAGGTTTAAACAGAGATAAACTTGAGCTTCTTCAATTTAGAATAATAGAATTAATTGAATCCTACAAACTCGCCGAAGCTAAAATTTTAATTATATTGACCGATTTAAATTTAACCTATGCCGATACGGCTAACCTGGAATATTTGATAGATAATATCCTAGCCGTAAAAGTAGTGTCTCCTAAAAATGTAAAACTCCTTACCCTCAATCAATTTGTAACAGACTTCTTTTCGCAAAACCCCGACTATAAGATGATTGAAGTTGTAGGAAGCCTTGGGCAAGCCCTTTCGGCTCTTTTACAAACAACTGAAGATAAGATAGCAGTAACTCAAACAATGCTGAATCCCGACAATGAGCAAAATGAAAACGCAAGCAACCTTGAAACCCGGTTTAAACTGGACACGGCCGAAAAACTATCTATAGCTGTAATAGATGATGATTTGGTGGTCCGCAAAATGATGACTGCTATTTTTTCGGGATTAAATGCCGAAGTAACTCTATTTGAAAACGGAGAAGATTTTTTAAACAAAGTAGAAAATGATGTTTATGATGTTGTGTTCCTTGATATGATTATGCCGGGTATGAGCGGCATAGATGTTTTAAACGGAGCAAAAAAGAAGGGAATCACAACTCCATTTGTTATTCTATCTTCCGTCACTCAAAGGGATTCCGTTATCAAAGCTCTGGAAAAGGGTGCTAAAAGATACATATTAAAACCAATAAAAAAAGAAACGGTTTTGCGCAAAATGGAGGAAGTTTTGGGTGCATCTCTTTAA